Proteins from a genomic interval of Asticcacaulis sp. AND118:
- the phbB gene encoding acetoacetyl-CoA reductase, protein MSRVALVTGGTRGIGKAIVKRLKDAGFKVAAGYAGNEEAAKKVAEELDVFVVKGSVASYEDCQRAVAEVEAALGPVEVLVNNAGITRDGFFHKMSQQQWQEVIHTNLDSMFNMTRPVIEGMRERGYGRIINISSINGQKGQAGQANYSTAKAGVIGFTKALALESAAKGITVNCVAPGYTSTEMVSAIAPAVLDKIVSGIPVGRLGTPEEVAEIVAFLASDMGSFITGATIAVNGGQHMAS, encoded by the coding sequence ATGAGCAGAGTTGCATTGGTTACGGGCGGCACGCGCGGTATCGGCAAGGCCATCGTGAAGCGTCTGAAGGACGCCGGTTTCAAGGTCGCCGCCGGCTACGCCGGTAACGAAGAGGCCGCCAAAAAGGTCGCAGAGGAACTGGACGTCTTCGTCGTCAAGGGCTCGGTCGCCAGCTACGAAGACTGTCAGCGCGCCGTGGCCGAGGTCGAGGCCGCCCTGGGCCCGGTCGAGGTCTTGGTCAACAATGCCGGCATCACCCGCGACGGCTTCTTCCACAAGATGAGCCAGCAGCAGTGGCAGGAGGTCATCCACACCAACCTCGATTCGATGTTCAACATGACCCGCCCGGTCATCGAGGGCATGCGTGAGCGCGGTTATGGCCGCATCATCAACATCTCGTCGATCAACGGTCAGAAGGGTCAGGCCGGTCAGGCCAACTATTCGACGGCCAAGGCCGGGGTGATCGGCTTCACCAAGGCGCTGGCGCTCGAATCGGCGGCCAAGGGCATCACGGTCAACTGCGTGGCCCCCGGCTACACCTCGACCGAAATGGTCTCGGCCATCGCCCCCGCCGTGCTGGACAAGATCGTGTCGGGCATCCCTGTCGGCCGTCTCGGCACGCCGGAAGAGGTCGCCGAAATCGTCGCCTTCCTCGCGTCGGACATGGGCAGCTTCATCACCGGCGCCACCATTGCGGTGAACGGCGGTCAGCATATGGCGAGCTAA
- a CDS encoding acetyl-CoA C-acetyltransferase, giving the protein MSEVVIVAAARTPVGSFLGGLSSLSGAELGAHVIRAALERSGLKGEEIDEVILGQVLTAAQGQGPARQAAIKGGLPHTTPAWGINQICGSGLRAVALAAQQIALGDAKIVIAGGQESMSQANHAAFLRNGQKFGDISFTDTMIKDGLWDAFNNYHMGQTAENIAARWEITRLAQDEFAVASQNKAEAAQKAGRFDDEIAPVTIKGRKGDTVVDKDEFIRHGATLESVAGLKPAFTKDGSVTAANASGLNDGAAALVLMSADEAAARGLKPLARIKSWATAGVDPAIMGTGPIPASKKALEKAGWGVADLDLVESNEAFAAQALCVVKELGLDTSKVNVNGGAIAIGHPIGASGARILTTLIFELNRRAAEAGKPLKGLATLCIGGGMGVALTVETVG; this is encoded by the coding sequence GTGTCTGAGGTGGTGATCGTGGCGGCGGCCCGTACGCCGGTCGGTTCGTTCCTCGGCGGCCTGTCCTCGCTTTCGGGGGCCGAACTGGGCGCTCACGTCATCAGGGCGGCGCTGGAGCGTTCGGGCCTCAAGGGCGAAGAGATCGATGAAGTGATCCTCGGTCAGGTGCTTACCGCCGCCCAGGGTCAGGGGCCGGCGCGTCAGGCGGCCATCAAGGGCGGCCTGCCCCACACCACCCCGGCCTGGGGCATCAACCAGATCTGCGGTTCGGGCCTGCGCGCCGTGGCGCTGGCGGCCCAGCAGATCGCGCTGGGCGACGCGAAGATCGTCATCGCCGGCGGTCAGGAAAGCATGTCGCAGGCCAATCACGCGGCCTTCCTGCGCAACGGTCAGAAATTCGGCGACATCTCGTTCACCGACACCATGATCAAGGACGGCCTGTGGGACGCCTTCAACAACTACCACATGGGCCAGACGGCCGAGAACATCGCCGCCAGGTGGGAGATCACCCGTCTGGCGCAGGACGAGTTTGCCGTCGCTTCGCAGAACAAGGCCGAGGCCGCGCAAAAGGCCGGCAGGTTCGATGATGAAATCGCGCCGGTGACCATCAAGGGCCGCAAGGGCGACACCGTGGTCGACAAGGACGAATTCATCCGTCACGGCGCGACGCTGGAAAGCGTGGCCGGTCTCAAGCCTGCCTTCACCAAGGACGGCTCGGTCACCGCGGCTAACGCGTCGGGCCTCAATGACGGCGCGGCGGCTCTGGTGCTGATGTCGGCGGATGAGGCGGCGGCGCGCGGCCTGAAGCCGTTGGCGCGCATCAAATCGTGGGCCACGGCGGGCGTCGATCCGGCCATCATGGGCACCGGTCCGATCCCGGCTTCGAAAAAAGCGCTGGAAAAGGCCGGCTGGGGCGTCGCCGATCTCGATCTGGTCGAATCGAACGAAGCCTTTGCGGCTCAGGCCCTGTGCGTGGTGAAGGAACTGGGCCTCGATACGTCGAAGGTCAATGTCAACGGCGGCGCCATCGCCATCGGCCACCCGATCGGTGCGTCGGGCGCACGCATCCTGACCACGCTGATCTTCGAACTGAACCGCCGCGCGGCGGAAGCCGGCAAGCCGCTGAAAGGCCTTGCCACGCTCTGTATCGGCGGGGGCATGGGTGTGGCCCTGACCGTTGAGACTGTCGGGTAA
- a CDS encoding quinone-dependent dihydroorotate dehydrogenase, whose product MDIYRLALKPLHLLDPEDAHTATILALKAGLGPRSSYDPPELRTEIAFAGGALTVRNCVGLAAGFDKNADAPLAMSRAGFGFVECGTVTPLPQDGNPRPRLFRLSEDEAVINRMGFNNKGLEVFASHLERYQGRSVRPVLGANIGANKDATDRMADYVTGLKRLWGLSSYFTANISSPNTPGLRALQGRAHLDELLSQIAATRADLVRVTGNNYPVFLKIAPDLGEDEIADAVEATIAHGLDALIVSNTTIERPDSLRSAHAAQTGGLSGAPLFGLSTSALRTARRVAGSRLTLIGAGGIASGADAYAKIRAGASLVQLYSAMVFKGPGLVDEIKRDLVQRLRADGLTHVSQAVGLDV is encoded by the coding sequence ATGGATATCTATCGTCTGGCGCTCAAGCCGCTGCACCTGCTCGACCCCGAAGACGCCCACACGGCGACCATTCTGGCGCTGAAAGCGGGTCTCGGACCGCGCTCCAGCTACGATCCGCCGGAACTGCGCACGGAGATCGCCTTTGCGGGCGGCGCGCTGACGGTGCGCAACTGCGTCGGTCTGGCCGCCGGTTTCGACAAGAATGCCGATGCGCCGCTGGCCATGAGCCGCGCCGGGTTCGGCTTTGTCGAATGCGGTACGGTGACGCCGCTGCCGCAGGACGGCAATCCGCGTCCGCGTCTGTTCCGCCTCAGCGAGGACGAGGCCGTCATCAACCGCATGGGCTTCAACAATAAGGGGCTGGAGGTTTTCGCCAGCCATCTGGAGCGCTATCAGGGGCGTTCGGTTCGTCCGGTACTTGGGGCCAATATCGGGGCCAACAAGGACGCGACCGACCGCATGGCCGATTACGTCACGGGCCTGAAGCGCCTGTGGGGCCTGTCGTCCTATTTCACCGCCAACATCTCCTCGCCCAACACGCCGGGCCTGCGTGCCCTGCAGGGGCGGGCGCATCTTGACGAACTGCTGAGCCAGATCGCAGCGACGCGCGCCGATCTGGTGCGCGTGACCGGCAACAATTACCCGGTCTTCCTCAAGATCGCGCCGGACCTCGGCGAAGACGAGATTGCCGATGCCGTCGAAGCGACCATCGCGCATGGGCTGGACGCGCTGATCGTCTCCAATACGACGATCGAGCGTCCGGATTCGCTGCGTTCGGCCCATGCGGCGCAGACCGGCGGTCTGTCGGGTGCGCCTCTGTTCGGTCTGTCGACCTCGGCCCTGCGCACGGCACGTCGGGTGGCGGGGAGCCGGCTGACCCTGATCGGCGCGGGCGGGATTGCCTCCGGGGCCGACGCCTATGCCAAGATCCGCGCCGGGGCGTCGCTGGTGCAGCTCTATTCGGCGATGGTGTTCAAAGGGCCGGGTCTGGTCGACGAGATCAAGCGCGATCTGGTCCAGCGCCTGCGCGCCGATGGCCTGACGCACGTGTCGCAGGCCGTGGGTTTGGACGTTTAA
- the flgA gene encoding flagellar basal body P-ring formation chaperone FlgA, with the protein MHRSVYMLMLAGAAALSLTAPPAQAQETLVLKARVTDGDGRITLGDLFDNAGPAADVVVGARMGTSAVLDAGQVQARVRQAGQSWPNPQGLRRIIVTAGADGETAVVAKAQAGRTKQVLVFTRALGAGEIVAPADLAYQSVQAHLAGGALVAEAETAIGKTVRSPVREGGVVRPTDLTSPVVVRRAEMVKVTWDMNGVSLSMTGAAQKDGAVGDVIMVQNPQSKKLIEAVVTGPGSAATGETAQRLRSQALYSSR; encoded by the coding sequence ATGCACCGCTCGGTCTACATGCTGATGCTCGCCGGGGCCGCCGCCCTGAGCCTCACCGCGCCTCCGGCTCAGGCGCAGGAGACGCTGGTGCTCAAGGCCCGCGTCACGGACGGCGACGGGCGCATCACGCTCGGCGACCTGTTCGACAATGCCGGTCCCGCCGCCGATGTCGTGGTCGGCGCACGCATGGGCACAAGCGCCGTGCTCGACGCCGGGCAGGTGCAGGCCAGGGTGCGTCAGGCCGGTCAGTCCTGGCCCAACCCGCAGGGTCTGCGCCGTATCATCGTCACCGCCGGGGCAGATGGCGAAACGGCTGTCGTGGCGAAAGCCCAAGCCGGCCGCACGAAACAGGTTCTGGTCTTCACCCGCGCGCTGGGCGCCGGGGAGATCGTCGCCCCGGCCGACCTCGCCTATCAGTCCGTTCAGGCGCATCTGGCCGGCGGCGCGCTGGTCGCCGAGGCCGAAACGGCCATCGGCAAGACGGTGCGTTCGCCCGTGCGCGAAGGCGGCGTGGTGCGCCCCACCGACCTCACCTCGCCGGTCGTGGTCAGGCGCGCCGAAATGGTCAAGGTCACCTGGGACATGAACGGCGTCAGCCTGTCCATGACCGGCGCGGCCCAGAAGGACGGCGCGGTCGGCGATGTCATCATGGTCCAGAATCCGCAATCGAAAAAGCTTATCGAAGCCGTCGTCACCGGCCCCGGCAGCGCGGCGACCGGCGAAACCGCCCAGCGCCTGCGTTCGCAAGCCCTCTATTCCTCGCGTTAA
- a CDS encoding O-antigen ligase, which yields MPVTPAYEADDYKHPARPDGQRPDADGRPPREEAPLTGPALVIFRIEFALAAFCVFMFSEALWAPLFAPNQENGGEMSWMRLLWLPVYGLTLLMSALRADRFLRILPALGMGAALIALCYASGWWSINPEVTSRRSLALAFTVLFGLYLGARFKGRDLTQIVGGTFAVLAVGSILAALFYPSMGVHHDINAGAWRGLWHEKNQMAALMTFGFVACCASGFGIPERRKLWFGAAALIFFLILMSRSKTSLLACLLALAAMPVLSALRRGGVRSVLFVWGAATLSLIGGAVFFLMPEVIFKALGKDPTLTGRTEIWESLLRLSDQRPWLGYGYKAFWGPDSIPNQIVKKETHWDVPSAHNGWLDLLVQLGWVGVILFGACLAATIFCALFRFARVKDGYFSVLSLSIFTFLILSESFILGQNNLIWVMFVCAMARLTANRMEAA from the coding sequence ATGCCCGTTACCCCTGCCTACGAAGCCGACGATTACAAACACCCTGCCCGCCCCGACGGGCAGCGCCCCGACGCGGACGGGCGACCGCCGCGGGAGGAAGCGCCGCTTACCGGTCCGGCGCTGGTCATTTTCCGCATCGAGTTCGCGCTGGCGGCCTTCTGCGTCTTCATGTTTTCCGAAGCCCTGTGGGCGCCGCTGTTCGCCCCCAATCAGGAGAATGGCGGCGAAATGTCGTGGATGCGGCTGTTGTGGCTGCCTGTCTACGGCCTGACCCTGCTGATGAGCGCCCTGCGCGCCGACCGGTTTTTGCGCATTTTACCGGCGCTCGGCATGGGCGCGGCCCTGATCGCCCTGTGCTACGCCTCCGGCTGGTGGTCGATCAATCCGGAGGTCACCAGCCGCCGCTCTCTGGCTCTGGCCTTCACCGTCCTGTTCGGCCTCTATCTGGGCGCGCGCTTCAAAGGCCGCGACCTGACGCAGATCGTCGGCGGCACCTTCGCCGTGCTGGCGGTCGGCAGCATACTGGCGGCGCTGTTTTATCCGAGCATGGGCGTGCACCACGACATCAATGCCGGGGCGTGGCGCGGCCTGTGGCACGAAAAGAACCAGATGGCGGCGCTGATGACCTTCGGCTTCGTCGCCTGCTGCGCCAGCGGCTTCGGCATCCCCGAACGGCGCAAGCTGTGGTTCGGCGCGGCGGCCCTGATCTTCTTTCTGATCCTGATGTCGCGTTCCAAGACCTCGCTGCTGGCCTGTCTGCTGGCGCTGGCGGCCATGCCGGTTCTGTCGGCGCTCCGGCGCGGCGGCGTGCGCAGCGTGCTGTTCGTCTGGGGCGCCGCCACCTTGTCGCTGATCGGCGGCGCGGTCTTCTTTCTGATGCCCGAAGTCATCTTCAAGGCACTGGGCAAGGACCCGACTTTGACAGGCCGCACCGAAATCTGGGAGTCGTTGCTGCGGCTCTCCGATCAGCGCCCGTGGCTGGGTTATGGCTACAAGGCCTTCTGGGGCCCGGACTCGATCCCCAACCAGATCGTCAAGAAAGAAACCCACTGGGACGTGCCGTCGGCGCACAATGGCTGGCTGGACCTGCTGGTGCAACTGGGCTGGGTCGGGGTGATCCTGTTCGGCGCGTGTCTGGCCGCGACGATCTTCTGCGCCCTGTTCCGCTTTGCACGGGTCAAGGACGGCTATTTCTCGGTCCTGTCGTTAAGTATCTTCACCTTCCTCATCCTGTCGGAAAGTTTCATCCTGGGGCAGAACAATCTGATCTGGGTGATGTTCGTCTGCGCCATGGCGCGCCTGACGGCGAACAGGATGGAAGCGGCTTAA
- a CDS encoding class I SAM-dependent methyltransferase, producing the protein MRRIVSELSRFYATPEGAVTRRMVAQKLAEAWPDVTGSDVLGLGYTTPYLDAFNASARRVIAAMPAEQGAEIWPEGLKSRSVLVDEQHTPFPSALFDRIFLMHALEEASNPEALLVEASRLLTTNGRLILAVVARGGFWTHAEKTPFGHGQPFSRTQLENLLRAAELEPIAWSYALYVPPLRSLLRWAQPFEDWAPRIWPYTGGLILMEAGKRVIRAPIRGTAVSVIDDIRDKLGVPLPQPTPQGN; encoded by the coding sequence TTGCGCCGCATCGTTTCCGAACTGAGCCGTTTCTATGCCACGCCCGAAGGCGCGGTGACAAGGCGCATGGTCGCTCAGAAGCTGGCCGAGGCGTGGCCGGACGTGACCGGTTCGGACGTGCTGGGACTGGGTTACACCACGCCGTATCTCGATGCGTTCAATGCGTCTGCCCGGCGCGTCATCGCCGCCATGCCGGCAGAGCAGGGGGCGGAAATCTGGCCGGAAGGGCTGAAGAGCCGTTCGGTGCTGGTCGATGAGCAGCACACGCCGTTTCCGTCGGCCTTGTTCGATCGCATCTTTCTCATGCACGCGCTGGAAGAGGCGTCGAACCCGGAGGCCCTGCTGGTCGAGGCGTCGCGGCTTCTGACCACCAACGGGCGGCTGATTCTGGCGGTGGTGGCGCGCGGCGGCTTCTGGACCCACGCCGAAAAGACGCCCTTCGGCCATGGTCAGCCCTTTTCGCGGACGCAGTTGGAAAACCTGCTGCGCGCGGCGGAACTGGAGCCGATCGCCTGGTCCTATGCGCTGTACGTGCCGCCGCTGCGCTCATTGTTGCGCTGGGCGCAGCCGTTCGAGGACTGGGCGCCGCGCATCTGGCCCTATACGGGCGGGCTGATCCTGATGGAGGCGGGCAAGCGGGTGATCCGCGCGCCGATCCGCGGCACGGCCGTGTCGGTCATCGACGATATCCGCGACAAGCTGGGCGTGCCGCTGCCGCAACCGACGCCGCAGGGGAATTAG
- the flgG gene encoding flagellar basal-body rod protein FlgG: protein MRALRTATTGMSAQQLNVDTISHNIANMNTIGFKKQRAEFQDLLYQNVERMGAQSSEAGTVVPTGIQVGGGVKTGSIYRILTQGSPTRTDNPYDVMIDGRGYLQVLMPSGETAYTRAGNFAINDQGQLVTDDGYLVQPQITLPQDTKEVSISKTGQVSVTQDGVTAPTVVGQLQLASFFNEAGLDAIGDNLFLESGASGAANIGTPGDVGFGTLLQGYTEASNVDAVSEITSLIVAQRAYEMNSKVITTADEMLSVTSNLRN, encoded by the coding sequence ATGCGTGCTTTGAGAACCGCCACCACCGGCATGTCGGCCCAGCAGTTGAACGTCGACACCATCTCGCACAACATCGCCAACATGAATACGATCGGCTTCAAGAAACAGCGCGCCGAGTTTCAGGACCTGCTGTACCAGAATGTCGAACGCATGGGCGCGCAGTCGTCGGAAGCCGGCACCGTGGTCCCCACCGGGATTCAGGTCGGTGGCGGTGTGAAAACCGGCAGCATCTACCGCATCCTGACGCAAGGGTCGCCCACGCGCACCGACAATCCCTACGACGTCATGATCGACGGCCGCGGGTATCTGCAGGTGCTGATGCCGTCGGGCGAGACGGCCTATACCCGCGCCGGCAATTTCGCCATCAACGATCAGGGCCAGCTCGTCACCGACGACGGCTATCTGGTCCAGCCGCAGATCACCCTCCCGCAGGACACCAAGGAGGTCTCGATCTCCAAGACGGGGCAGGTCTCGGTGACGCAGGACGGCGTGACGGCCCCGACCGTCGTCGGTCAGCTTCAACTGGCCAGCTTCTTCAACGAAGCCGGGCTAGACGCCATCGGCGACAACCTGTTCCTCGAATCCGGCGCGTCGGGCGCGGCCAATATCGGCACGCCGGGCGATGTCGGTTTCGGCACCCTGCTGCAGGGCTATACCGAAGCCTCGAACGTCGACGCCGTATCGGAAATCACCTCGCTGATCGTCGCCCAGCGCGCCTACGAGATGAATTCCAAGGTCATCACCACCGCCGACGAAATGCTGTCGGTGACCAGCAACCTGCGCAACTAA
- a CDS encoding histidine phosphatase family protein — protein sequence MIKHLIVMRHGKAEKDSASGEDFERNLMQRGLREAAAVAEALKARGLKPDYALVSAAHRTHQTFEAIKGVLGDIAGEVREDMFNMGADDLRRLVEAHEEAGECLLIVGHNPGIQYLVLDYMHAGAASQVEIDRARGSYPTAAATVFEVDVAGRPIFDDLLKPRDLIGAE from the coding sequence ATGATCAAGCATCTGATCGTCATGCGCCACGGCAAGGCCGAAAAGGACAGCGCTTCGGGCGAGGATTTCGAGCGCAACCTGATGCAGCGGGGCTTACGCGAAGCCGCCGCCGTCGCCGAAGCGTTGAAAGCCCGCGGCCTGAAACCCGACTACGCGCTGGTTTCCGCCGCCCACCGCACGCACCAGACCTTCGAGGCCATCAAGGGCGTGCTGGGCGATATCGCCGGTGAGGTCCGCGAGGACATGTTCAATATGGGCGCCGACGATCTGCGCCGTCTGGTCGAAGCGCACGAAGAGGCCGGCGAATGTTTGCTGATCGTCGGCCACAATCCCGGCATTCAGTATCTGGTGCTCGACTATATGCACGCCGGGGCGGCGTCGCAGGTCGAGATCGACCGCGCGCGCGGTTCCTATCCGACGGCGGCGGCGACCGTGTTCGAGGTCGATGTGGCCGGGCGGCCGATCTTCGACGACCTGCTGAAGCCCAGGGATCTTATCGGGGCCGAATGA
- the gloB gene encoding hydroxyacylglutathione hydrolase → MSGLQIHPFSALSDNYGFVIRDAASGKVACIDTPDADAIIAALETRGWGLDYILNTHWHRDHAGGNEALKVRYGCTIYGPQEVLKTGPLDHVLTGGDHFVLGSTVFDVLDLKGHTLGHIGYSAPSEKVAFVGDTLFALGCGRLFEGTAEDMWGSLQRLLALDPQTTIYCAHEYTLSNLTFAESLGDSAALAARGVDIRARRERGEPTVPMRLADELATNPFLVYPLKEEGFAAQAAKFGEIRAAKDKF, encoded by the coding sequence GTGTCAGGCCTGCAAATTCACCCGTTTTCCGCGCTCAGCGACAATTACGGCTTTGTGATCCGCGATGCGGCCTCGGGCAAGGTCGCCTGTATCGATACACCCGACGCCGACGCCATCATCGCCGCGCTGGAAACGCGCGGCTGGGGCCTCGACTACATCCTCAATACGCACTGGCACCGCGACCACGCGGGCGGCAATGAGGCGCTGAAAGTGCGTTACGGCTGCACCATCTACGGCCCGCAGGAGGTGCTGAAAACCGGGCCTCTGGATCACGTGCTGACCGGAGGCGACCACTTCGTGCTAGGGAGCACGGTGTTCGACGTTCTGGACCTCAAAGGGCATACGCTGGGCCATATCGGCTACAGCGCGCCGTCGGAAAAGGTGGCCTTCGTCGGCGATACGCTATTTGCGCTGGGTTGCGGGCGGCTGTTCGAGGGCACTGCGGAAGATATGTGGGGCAGCCTTCAAAGGCTGCTGGCGCTCGATCCGCAGACGACAATCTACTGCGCGCACGAATATACGCTGTCGAACCTCACATTCGCCGAAAGTCTGGGGGATTCTGCGGCCTTGGCCGCGCGCGGGGTCGATATCCGCGCCCGCCGCGAACGCGGTGAGCCGACCGTGCCCATGCGTCTGGCCGACGAACTCGCGACCAATCCGTTTCTGGTCTATCCCTTGAAAGAAGAGGGTTTCGCCGCCCAGGCCGCAAAGTTCGGCGAGATCAGAGCCGCGAAGGATAAGTTCTAA
- a CDS encoding DUF4908 domain-containing protein: protein MLLLALCLPFAGMAQAQAERTLRDSLSGRSQPNDGRNNAPPPVARFTTDRGESFVLDRSRRNPLIQFDGDSEVWALTPTPGPMGDIIFKNDMGEPVLKATRWGGMILFSKDRPTGDPVAVAGRAEAFEPGHMSPSQLFQHLVRTSKRASAALTRLVRFEADVQTPGADYLFADAATVTADAMVEMSATTKGRRLLAPVQEVKLIEGRPPGVWVEGDTLMLRLDLSKGWGGRPSSKRVTKVLTGG, encoded by the coding sequence TTGCTGCTCCTGGCGCTGTGCCTGCCGTTCGCCGGCATGGCTCAGGCCCAGGCGGAGCGCACCCTGCGCGATTCGCTGAGCGGCCGGTCTCAGCCCAATGACGGTCGTAACAATGCGCCGCCGCCGGTGGCGCGTTTCACCACGGACCGCGGCGAGAGCTTCGTTCTGGACCGCAGCCGCCGCAATCCGCTGATCCAGTTCGACGGCGACAGCGAGGTCTGGGCCCTGACCCCGACGCCGGGCCCGATGGGCGACATCATCTTCAAGAACGATATGGGCGAGCCGGTGCTCAAGGCGACGCGCTGGGGCGGGATGATCCTGTTCTCCAAGGACCGTCCGACCGGCGACCCGGTGGCCGTGGCCGGTCGCGCCGAGGCCTTCGAGCCGGGCCATATGTCGCCGTCGCAACTGTTCCAGCATCTGGTGCGCACCTCAAAGCGCGCGTCTGCGGCGCTGACGCGACTGGTGCGCTTCGAAGCCGATGTGCAGACGCCGGGGGCCGATTACCTCTTCGCCGATGCGGCGACCGTGACGGCCGACGCCATGGTCGAGATGTCGGCCACCACCAAGGGCCGCCGTTTGCTGGCCCCCGTGCAGGAAGTGAAGCTGATCGAAGGCCGCCCGCCCGGCGTCTGGGTCGAAGGCGATACGCTGATGCTGCGGCTCGATCTCAGCAAGGGCTGGGGCGGCAGGCCGTCGTCCAAGCGCGTGACAAAGGTGCTGACGGGGGGGTAG
- the flgH gene encoding flagellar basal body L-ring protein FlgH translates to MRIPALALFAVTAIALTGCASVNEAVNGPALQPMAYPAQLVPQQQVYAPPASTSASANSLWRTGAKAFFKDQRARHVGDILTVTIDIDDKAQTQNTTARSRDGSYTGSIPSIFGLESSIGKILPSEYNPAAGLSNNSSSEFSGNGSINRSEKISLTIAAIVTGVLPNGNLVVQGSQEVRTNREVRELIVSGIVNPQDISAANIIKHSQLAEARISYGGRGDVTRMQAAPVSQNLMEKFSPF, encoded by the coding sequence ATGCGTATCCCCGCCCTCGCCCTTTTCGCCGTCACCGCCATTGCCTTGACCGGCTGCGCCAGTGTCAACGAAGCCGTCAACGGCCCGGCGCTTCAACCCATGGCCTACCCGGCGCAACTGGTGCCGCAACAGCAGGTCTACGCCCCGCCGGCCTCGACCTCGGCCTCGGCCAATTCGCTGTGGCGCACGGGGGCCAAGGCCTTCTTCAAGGACCAGCGCGCCCGTCATGTCGGCGACATCCTGACCGTCACCATCGATATCGACGACAAAGCCCAGACGCAGAACACCACCGCCCGTTCGCGCGACGGCAGCTATACCGGCTCGATCCCCAGCATTTTCGGGCTGGAATCGTCGATCGGGAAGATTTTGCCCAGCGAGTACAATCCCGCGGCCGGCCTCTCCAACAACTCATCCAGCGAGTTTTCCGGCAACGGCAGCATCAACCGCTCGGAAAAGATTTCGCTGACCATCGCCGCCATCGTCACCGGCGTCCTGCCCAACGGCAATCTGGTGGTGCAGGGGTCTCAGGAGGTGCGCACCAACCGCGAAGTGCGCGAGCTGATCGTGTCGGGCATCGTCAATCCGCAGGACATTTCCGCCGCCAACATCATCAAGCACTCGCAACTGGCCGAAGCGCGCATCTCCTACGGCGGCCGCGGCGACGTCACGCGGATGCAGGCCGCCCCGGTCAGCCAGAACCTGATGGAAAAGTTCTCGCCGTTCTAA
- the flgF gene encoding flagellar basal-body rod protein FlgF, whose product MDNASYVALSRQLVLRRELDITANNLANMNTNGYKFEQLLVQPEPGRPAYNLPIKAPANFAYDKGVGRDFSQGALTQTGNDYDVAIEGEGAFFVINGADGPLYTRDGAFTVSPQGVLVTGDGLPVQGDGGEIRLNPEFGAPSISADGIVSQRSADGSVRVGKITVVRFASLSDLEKQGDNRFRATTNAAPDPATDVRLRQGMLETSNVNALTEITRLVEINRAYASVTKVIDQQAELNRSAVERLGRAA is encoded by the coding sequence ATGGATAATGCGAGCTATGTCGCCCTGTCGCGCCAGTTGGTTTTGCGCCGTGAACTGGACATCACGGCCAACAATCTGGCCAATATGAACACCAATGGCTACAAGTTCGAGCAGTTGCTGGTGCAGCCCGAACCCGGCCGCCCCGCCTACAACCTGCCGATCAAGGCCCCGGCCAATTTTGCCTACGACAAGGGCGTCGGGCGCGACTTTTCGCAAGGTGCGCTGACCCAGACGGGCAATGATTACGACGTCGCCATCGAAGGCGAAGGGGCGTTTTTCGTCATCAACGGCGCCGACGGCCCGCTCTATACCCGCGACGGCGCCTTCACCGTGTCGCCGCAGGGCGTGCTGGTGACCGGCGACGGACTGCCGGTACAGGGCGACGGCGGCGAGATTCGTCTGAACCCTGAGTTCGGCGCACCGTCGATCTCCGCCGACGGCATCGTCTCGCAACGCTCCGCCGACGGCTCGGTCCGCGTCGGCAAGATCACTGTCGTGCGCTTCGCCAGCCTGTCCGACCTCGAAAAGCAAGGCGACAACCGCTTCCGCGCCACCACCAACGCCGCCCCCGACCCGGCCACCGACGTGCGCCTGCGTCAGGGGATGCTCGAAACCTCGAACGTCAACGCCCTGACCGAGATCACCCGGCTGGTCGAAATCAATCGCGCCTATGCCTCGGTGACCAAGGTCATCGACCAGCAGGCAGAACTGAACCGCAGCGCCGTTGAGCGCCTCGGCCGCGCCGCGTAA